The Salvelinus fontinalis isolate EN_2023a chromosome 13, ASM2944872v1, whole genome shotgun sequence DNA segment CCACTCTCTCCTGCTGTGCTACAATGTAAGGATTGCAGGCATATGCTTTGTCAGTGGCTGTGACGTAGgatttcacctttattcacctggtcagtctatgtcatggaaagagcaggtgttcttcatttttttatactcagtgtatatatacacactggtTATTAACCTCACATGTTTAGTGAATCTAACTACAAAGCAGATGATGCCTTCACAAAAATTTGGTCAAAACATTTTCTTTCTTACCTCAAAATCTATCAAAGCCTATCACAGGGTCTTACTTCTTCACATGAGGGTTGAGGACTAAATTGAGCATGTGAGCAGTGAGTCACATGATTCAAGCTTGTTCCTGATTAGAAATATTGAGTGTTACAACTATCCCATGTTACAACCATCCCCGGTCTCCCCTACTTATAACCGATCTTAATCTAAATATGGAGCACAATTAAAAAGACAGATCAAACTTAATTTAACCAACAAAAATGTCTCAACAGAATGAAGCAAAACACTTGTTGCATATTTAAAGAACTAGATTAAATAGATTAATAAATAGGCCTACAAAAATAGCAATGATATACAATAACAATAATTATAAAACAAGTGATTTAAAAATattaacaaataaataaattaaagttCCAAAATTGCATCTTACCTGAATAGCGAGTTGCACAGTACCCTGCATTTGGCCAAATCAATGTTCTTCTCATCTTTGTCCACTACAATATTAAAACTGGTCCACAcagaggacattccccttgtagcaGGCTCCAGACTAACAATTTCAGACATCGTTTTTCAGTTGGTGGCACCAGCTCATTAACATTTTCTCCATCatgctaacatatggaattgttttaatctAACAGAACATTTAATGTAAAAAAACTGTTAAATATATCCTACCGCCCTATTAGTCCTATGCACTCGTAATGACCAATGCGCATTATCTTCTCTGTAAAATAGTTGATATTAAGCTCAACATttgagttgagaaataaaaagtagacctacagaaagctgagaacatcctctctccatctatgacaacagagaggagagttgtGTTTTCCAagcaacattttaaaatgttatacAATCAGAACACCTTTTTTCTCCCGGAGCATTGTGCATGTGACTTGAATTCATTTTAATTATGTGAATAGCCTAATGATGATGGTGAGAGCCCAGTAACAGATTGACTGTAGTCCCCTTAATCATAGATTATTTTTACATTGTCTCTCTAAAATCACAATGTTTTGATTTATATGGTCATGTGACAAAGATAATATTTGTGTCTCTTTTATCAAAATAATTTTTTCCACATTAACTGTTTTATTTTCATAACTGATCAAGGTATACTATAGCCTATAGATAATATTCTCCCCATGTGAACACATTTACGTTAGGccatataaataaaaaaacagctaCATGACTTAATAAAAAGCAGCTAACAGACTATATTGTTTCACATTCTTTAATAAAAGACTCAGAAACAGGAAATAGGCTCACAGCTCGCTTCACAGTTTCCCCGCCAAATAGGCCTACAAGGAAACTCTATGTATCTTGATGACATTGAGTGCGCATGGGGGTCTGTACACAGCGTAGTATCTTGCACAAAAAAGTTTTGCTCCACAAAAAAACACCTACGCCCTCTCGACATGGTCTGAAGACCTACGcttggcagcaatatcctttgCGGTTTGCATGTGAGAAGATTAAGCAGGCAACGGGTATCCAGTCAATATTAGGAGCGCTAGAATGGTGAGCGACACTCTTTGTGACAAAGAGAAGTGAGAATAACCAGAGGGCGGGAGAGTCGCTCCTTTTATGGAAGTGAGGGTCACCTGTCTCCAACAGACACTTTTAATAGGTACTTCTGAGAGAGTAGGAGTTCCTAGCTAAACCCCCACATGTGATACATCgaaataagtatttgaaagaaaCCCTGACAAAGGTAGTAGCTTGCTACCAAAACATTGGTTCGTAACTTTTGATGAAATAGAAAGTAACCCCGCCCCCACAGCTCCAGAGGAAGCGACACATAGGAAATGACATCGTAGGAGTGGTGTTCCAGGAAGAGGCCACACCCTTCGTAGCAGACATGATTGCCTCAAACTTCCTCCATGCCTTCATACTGGTGCAGGTGGACAACCCCTGTACCCAACAAACCACCTACAAGGtactgaacaaacacacacactccaacccAGGGGTCGGCAACACCGCAAGTAATATTTTTAGGCacccaaaaaatgttttttaaaacaaTATATAGTAACGTAGTTTTTTTtgggtgggggggttgttttgtaaaatcaccaggaattcaACAAAACATTTGtataattttggaaatctgttcccaagtattcccgcAAATAAAAAAAGAGACGTGATTGTatgaaattattgttattttcaaatacaatttcTTTTTGGTCTAAGTTTTGGTCCATTTGCATTGTACAGTTTATTATAATCATGTTCTGGCCCCCCGACCACCTGCTCCGACAAAAATCCGCCCATGGCTGAATCAAGTTGTCTACCCTTTCTCTAACCTAACATACATACGCACATGACGACAACTCTGGTCATTATGGTTATGGTTGACAGGTGTCAGTCACGGCCCGAGAGGGTGTACCTTCATTTGGCCCGCCCCTCCCCAGTCCAGCAGTGTTTAAAAAGGTGAGAGCAGCCTGAAGAGATTTAGGAAACATTGTCTATTCTGAAAGAATTCAAATAGATTTCAGCTTTTACCTATTCATGAATAATTGCTCTGGGCTTTGAGCCCATTTGTTACATTTGTCCGTTTTttcttctctcaccctctctctccttccagggTCCAGAGTTTAGAGAGTATCTTCTTACTAAGTTGATCAATGCAGAGAATGCCTGCTACAAGAGTGACAGATTCGCCAGGCTGGAGGTGGGTAATAAATACGTTATTTTAATGATTATATTGTATGGCAAGCACATTGCGTACTACAGAGGGAGTCTCAGACCCACCTAAACCTAGGAGGACAACCCCAGACCCAAGCCAAAACTGTGTTTATGTGGTCTTGAATGGTCTCTCAAGCCAAAGACCACAAGGTCAAGATTTTACCTCAGGTCAAATGTATAACATATTTAAGTGCATTTTATGGGGTTTATATTACTTGCGTGTGTGTAGGAGCGGACGCGGGCGGCCCTGCTCGACGGTCTACATGACgagctgcacagacacacacagcgcaTGCTGGGAGTGGGCATCGGCCCCGAGGAGGAGCGGGCGGAGAATGGACACGGCCACGGAGGACTGCTGGAGTCCATcaaggtcagacacacacacacacacacacaactatctctctcttttcatgtttcctctctctcctacctccacATATTTTAACTCAAAAAGGCATTCATTAATGAGTGAACAAGaatacattttctctctctctctcagagggcgATGCGAGGAAGGAGTGTCTCCATGGAGATGATGGCAAAGGGTGGAGGAGGTGGCCTGTCCACCAGTCTGAGTGGAGGAGTTCTGCTCCACAGCAGCTCtgatgtgagggggggggggggttagaagtgAAGGCGGGGGTCAGGAGgtgggagagagtggggggagtggGGATGATAGGTGGTTAAAAAGGCGAGGACAGGGGGACAGTGAGTCTTGTAGTTGATAAAATGCTGTTACAACTTCTCACCCATTCTGCTTTCTTTTCCCTACTTCTTCCGTACTCCTCTCTCTCAGGCAACTAATGTTAAGTCTCCAGTGAAACGTCGCTCTGGTCTTTTCCCTCGTCTGCTCAGtatagacagccagacagagagacataaccACAATCATCGCAGgtaggacacagacacacagagactatGGATGTAGATCACATCTATAGATGTAATGAATGTGTTGGTGCCTTTCGGGCAGTTCAGAGTGTTCATTGTTGGACTGGAATCGTTTTTCATcactgtttttttgtttgtgtttgtatttCTGATGTATTTCCTATTTGAAATGTGTTATGTCATTGTACGACGCAGGGCTCCCTAGCAAAATAGACCTTGGTTTCAATGGGACTCTGTTAAGTCAATTAAGATAAAAAATATTTAGTACATGATAGTGCCGCTTTTGTCCTTTACAGTCTCCATAGTGACCAGAGAAGCTTTGATACTGGCCACCCCACGCAGGAAGTGAGGTCAGAGACCCTCTCTAACCCCAGCTCTCCAGAGGTCTCCCTTAAGgaaaggtgtgtgcgtgtgtttgcccCAAattggatccctctctctctctctctctctctctctctctctctctctctctctatgcccagCAGTTTAAAGTTAAAGGGGCGCAGTAGGACTAACGTCTCTCTTACACCCCCCCTAGGCCCATCAGTGTAAAGTTGAATGAGTGCAGTGCCAGTAGGACTAACGTCTCATGCTCCTCATCTAGTACAAGTAGCTTCAGCAGTgcagcaggagagggagaggccaCCGACACTGACCCTGTGAGTGGGACCTGTTAGTTTGAGTGAATGTGCGTGCTCCAAAGAGAATGAGAATGTTGTGTATGTGTATTTCTCACTTTATCctttctctacatctctccatccctccccatgTCTTTCTCTAGAACACCCTGGCACCCTCAGTGTTCCCTTCTGTTCACAGCCCCTCCCTCACTGTTGAAGGTCAGAGTTCAGGGACCCCTGTCATTATGTGTCGCAGCCCCACAGGTAACCACGACAACAGCTTCCTGTACTTTTCATAATCATACTTTTCTAACTTAACGTAAATATTTCTTAGTTATTACATCAGAGGAAATGTTTGTTTgtaaatgcttgttttgtttctcttttCAATCTAGAGTTAAAGAATAAGAGTTCTCCTAGATCCAACTTGAAGTTCCGTTTTGATAAATTGAGTCACTCTGCAGCAGTAAgtattgtctctgtgtgtgtgtgtgtgtgtgtgtgtgtgtgtgtgtgtgtgtgtgtgtgtgtgtgtgtgtgtgtgtgtataagaaaGGGAACCTGTGTGTGTCACCAGCCCCTCCTGTTTTTCTAACAGGGACACTAGGTGAGAGACgtgggatgagagagagataaaacagGTGAGGGAGGCTGTTGTGAATTGACATGTGTTGTGTTTTAATTTGTTTCTCACGCTGTTATTTCTCATTTTGTGGTTGGAACTGTTTCTCTTTTTCCCACTTTCTCAGTTCAAATGGGATGGAGGTATGAAGGGCAGTACATTAGGGATGGGTGGAGAGAAATAACAAGAGAGAAAAGGCCCCTCCAACCTGAGGAAGAGGATGAAAGAAGAGAAATGGCTCAAGATGGATGATTCGGTACACACACTACAGTGGAAGTTTTAGGCCCAGGCAAAGCTGTGCTCTGCCGAGTGGGTAACGGTCCTTTCATATTcagctgtctgtgtggttgtttccTGAACACTGATCAAAATTCTATGAGTGGTTCTGACATGGGTCCTTGTCAGCAACTGAACTGCATTCAATACCAAACATAACTGTAAGGCATAGATTCAATTTAACATCACtaaggccaggagtttttcctggaaAAAACAGGAAAAACTCTGGCCATAGGCATCACCAATGGAGGCAATATTTATGTCCAGACTGCCATTCTTGGAAAGGGAAAAATAATCATGGCTTACCATACAAAATAAAATGTTACAATCTGAGGGTCCCTGGaatttctacactgaacaaatatataaatgcaacatgtaaagtgttggtcccatgtttcattagcAAGAAATAAGGTCCCAGAACGATACgtacaaaaatattatttctctaaaatgttgtgctcaaatttgtttacatccctgttactgagcatttctcctttgccaagataatctatccacctgacagctgtggcctatcaacaagctgattaaacagcatgatcatttcaTGTGCACCTTGTTCTTCCAATTGCTTGCATACTCACCAGGCATGTCAccctttgagcatgtttgggatgctctggatctacaTGTACGACAGTTTtctccagttcccgccaatattcagcaacttcgcacagccatggACAATCAGTGGAACAACATtctacagcctgatcaactctacgcGAAGGAGAtgttgcactgcatgaggcaaatggtggtcacactagttactgactggttttctaatccacgcccctaccttttttttaagtgtctgtgaccaacagatgcatatctgtatttccagtcatgtgaagtcATAGatttagggcctaattcatttatttcaattaactgatttccttatatgaactgaaactcagtaaaatcgttgaaattgttgcgtgttccatttatatttttgttcagaaggAATAAAGTGATTCCTGATTCTGTTCTAATTGTTCTATTTCTCTGTCTGAAACAATCATCCATGCAAAAGAGAAAATGACAATTCAAaatcaaagaaaaagaaaaatgtaCCCAGCAAACATCACTCTATTGGCCCCATGTGGGTATTCGGTTGGCAAGGTGGGaacgggctagcccacaccaggcccacaccagcccaacatggACTAGCCCACAGCAATCCCACATCAGCCCAACACAGGCCAGTCCACACCAAGCCAGTAGCATGTATTCATTGATGCCAAGAGAATCCAGGCTTCCCCCAAAAACGTACCAAGGAAAAAAGAAAAATACATACACAATTATTTgtcttttgtctctctgtgtttcataacttcagcctcttgtgaattgGATGAAATGTATCgaaccggagaaagcatccgagcgagcgatCTGTGGAAAAGTTTTCCCAAAATCTATGCGTATGACAAATCCAGCTCCAGAACCAGTCATAGAGCCAGCTGGCTAATCTTTTGAATACAGATAACATATTAGCTGTATTAAACTCTATGTGGAAATTCACAAACCCAATTTGTGAATATGTATAAGTCGCCTTCGTCATTCTTCGGAGGTGGAATCTAAACATGCATTTCCTCTCTAGGACAAGAAATGACATTGAAATAGTGGTGAAAACTTCCTCTAcacattgtttccacatcatgCCAATGTGGGAATGTTTCCTGGTAAAAGATGGGCTTGTTTCAGGCAACGTGAGTGCTGCCTTTACCAGATATGGGCTGCCCACTCTGCACAAATGCCTTTGAGACGATGAGCAAAGGAGCATTGGCCTAATATTGGCAGCCTACATGAGGCCAATATTTTTGCCCCCATTGGGCCCACATCTTGCCAATGTGGACATGTTTACTGGGTATATTTTTGCACTAAACTGACACACTGTTGTGAATAATTCCTAGTAAGTGATATTGATATAAATGTGCCGTGTAATCATGTTGcacatatacactactgttcaaaagtttgtggtcacttagaaatgtccttgtttttgaaagaaaagcaaaaagaattgtcctttaaaataacatcaaattgatcagaaatacagtgtagacattgttaatgttgtaaatgactggaatgtaactggaaacggcagatttttttaatggaatatctacataggcatactgaggcccattatcagcaaccatcactcctgtgttccaatggcacgttgtgttagctaatccaagttgatcattttaaaaggctaattgatcattagaaaaccctttcgcaattatgttagtacagctgaaaactgtgtgttctgattaaaaaagcaataaaactgtccttctttagactaattgagtatctggagcatcagcaattACGGGTTcggttacaggctcaaaatgtccagaaacaaataactttcttctgaaactcgtcagtctattcttgttctgagaaattaaggctattccatgcgagaaattgccaagaaacgctgtgtaactactcccttcacagaacagcgcaaactggctctaaccagaatagaaagaggagtgggaggcctcggtgcacaactgatcaagaggacaagtacattagagagtctagtttgagaaacagacgcctcacaagtcctcaactggcagcttcattaattagtacccgcaaaacaccagtctcaacatcaacagtgaagaggcgactccaggatgctggccttctaggcagagttcctctgtccagtgtctgtgttcttttgcccatcttaatctagtctttttattggccagtctgagacaaaaaatgagcttttctttcaaaaacaaggacatttataagtgaacccaaacttttgaacggtagtgtttatataaatctatatatatattattattattattatttcttttAAAGAGCACACGTCTTGAAAATTGTTTTCATTCTCTCATGTAATTGCActaaaatacctgctggttatGGGTGCGCTTGCTTCCATGCTCGCCCGGGTGTCAGGCGGGTCTTGGTACTTCCCACCCTTGGAAAATCCCTTTGGGCTGGGGTCAAGTGCACCCACTGACTAGAgcacccactgaccagagcacccactAATGGGAGCGGCCATTTGTGTTGTCTTTGCATTGcactgttgatgttgttgtcaaaATTATTTTTCAAAgatatacaaaaataaaaatagcaCTGAAAGCACGAGTACTTATTTTCCAACCATTATGCACCTAACCTCTCCTTACCAAACCTTATTTTACCCAAGTGGTAAACCCTTATCAATAGTGTCTTAAATTATCCCCATAACCAAGCACTGAATCAAGTAATTGTGTACAGTGATTTTCACATATAAATATAGTATATGaatatataatatgtatgttATATGATTGACAAATGCCTATTTGGATTTATGTGTGATTGTATGATGAGGGACAACAGTTGTGGACGTTTCCTGATGTCTATTGTTGTTACCCCTGGTAATGTATAGATTATAGCCTATATACTATTTATGATTGAGCACATAGCTAACCCTATGACTGTGATATATGGGTCAgacataaacaataaaaaatgtaggTTTTGTGTTGCCATTGTCTTGACTCTCATGTCTTTAACTCATGTAAATCAAATTGACTTATGTGCCAATGGAGAATTTGCTGAATAAAATGCTGTATTTTGTGTCACaagccaggtttccatccaacgtttttatgcgagtaacgtacatgttggataaaaaaatgtcatgacaagcctgatggaaacagcacatttaaaaaatctttttgtgtctgtaaaatttgttaaatggtggtggaaatgcttttatgcgcaaatatcAAAGTAAACTTGCAGTCACGTGATGACGTGTGTTACGGGAAAGAATGacatttattaggctacagataaaataagttatgatgaacttcacaaggTGGTGAAAGtacaaggtgatgagcttgattctcctttccaataaatatcaagggtcttattctggtgacatgatgattggctgccgtttgacattAAAATAATCtggctcttttgtccataataatttcATCATGTAGTAGGCTaaacccacactgtatctgtgagctgttagCTAGAGCATacgtgccaataccagagtgggcacattcacTATATAACACAATTATTTTGTGACAAAACCCTCAGTAGAGTTCaatgcaatggaaacccattaaACTTGTCATTTTTATTAGGTACATGGGAAATTAACAGCAAATGTATTCttatgtgcactatgtcatcacaAACAGACgtttatccgcaacaagtcaatttgattgaaacatctctggtgaaaaaaaaatcatattttatttagCCAATTGTATGGAAACCTATCCACAGATGTGCCACCCCATTGTCTCTCTTCTTCACAGCAACGCAAAACACACATAGCCAACAACACATAACAGGAAAAGTAGAAACCTGTGCCAATTAGTATTAATCACCCTTGAGGTGtcatgtctttggcatcattcaattgaagactgttattttatcaaatcaattctctgtaattattattatgtgattaaactaatcatgtaaatgtaattaactaggaagttggggcaccaggggaaatcttcagattacaaagttctaattttcctaatataactcttcaagatattttaatatctgatcaattgtTCTTCTAatgaatgaattattctttacctcacgttagtctcattccaaacgtcgtaaattgttggttacctgcacgaacccagcctttacaatgaatcatccatacaccaattgtcttaatcatttatttactaactgactaaataatcacagaaatgcataaacaaacaacagttatagttacaaggaaatgatatgggaggttccctagtgggctaagccgatatgacagcttggtggacaaagggaagtgggtgtggactgagaatggcgggaaagacaaaatgagtcactacacagttgataattatatgaattgaaatgctaatcctttgcacatgaacgctcactcattcgggaataattgcaatcaatatacactgctcaaaaaaataaagggaacactataataacacatcctagatcggaatgaatgaaatattcttattaaatacttttttctttacatagttgaatgtgcagacaacaaaatcacacaaaaattatcaatggaaatcaaatttatcaacccatggaggtctggatttggagtcacactcaaaattaaagtggaaaaccacactacaggctgatccaactttgatgtaatgtccttaaaacaagtcaaaattaggctcagtagtgtgtgtggcctccacgtgcctgtatgacctccctacaacgcctgggcatgctcctgatgaggtggcggatggtctcctgaggcatctcctcccagacctggactaaagcatccgccaactcctggacagtctgtggtgcaacgtggcgttggtggatggagcgagacatgatgtcccagatgtgctcaattggattcaggtctggggaacgggcgggccagtccatagcatcaatgccttcctcttgcaggaactgctgacacactccagccacatgaggtctagcattgtcttgcattacgaggaacccagggccaaccgcaccagcatatggtctcacaaggggtctggggatctcatctcggtacctaatggcagtcaggctacctctggcgagcacatggagggctgtgcggccccccaaagaaatgccaccccacaccatgactgacccaccgccaaaccggtcatgctggaggatgttgcaggcagcagaacgttctccacggcgtctccagactctgtcacatgtgctcatgtgctcagtgtgaacctgctttcatctgtgaagagcacagggcgccagtggcgaatttgccaatcgtggtgttctctggcaaatgccaaacgtcctgcacggtgttgggctgtaagcacaacccccacctgtggacgtcgggccctcataccaccctcatggagtctgtttctgaccgtttgagcagacacatgcacatttgtggcctgctggaggtcattttgcagggctctggcagtgttcctcctgctcaaaggcggaggtagcggtcctgctgctgggttgttgccctcctacggcctcctccacatctcctgatgtactggcctgtctcctggtagcgcctccatgctctggacactacgctgacagacacagcaaaccttcttgccacagctcgcattgatgtgccatcctggatgagctgcactacctgagccacttgtgtgggttgtagactccgtctcatgctaccactagagtgaaagcaccgccagcattcaaaagtgaccaaaacatcagccaggaagcataggaactgagaagtggtctgtggtcaccacctgcagaaccactcctttattgggggtgtcttactaattgcctatcatttccacctgttgtctattccatttgcacaacagcatgtgaaatgtattgtcaatcagtgtttcttcctaagtggacagtttgatttcacagaagtgtgattgacttggagttacattgtgttgtttaagtgttccctttatttttttgagcagtgtatatatttacggCCAGTGTGTCAttgtgatctctgttggaatcgtcagTCCTTCTGTTGGAGAGTCAGTTCatcatcgtctctctctctgcctccctgaaGATCGAAAGTCTTTCGTGGTTAGAATGtgtacttcagagtaccattcagaaattatcccatagaatagatgtttcggcggttgtcggtcttcgcatcccagattgacatattttctagctgcagactagtaattagtatctaagatttgctcttgtTCTGTCGGGCTCGATAGTCTCcgagtttaaccatttccaccggtgtagccaatgctccacgtggtatggttaggaattcaacaaccattGTAACCTAAGCTTATACTGAGGTTTTTGTGGTCTAAACTCAACCTTTGCCCCCTCGGTG contains these protein-coding regions:
- the rap1gap2b gene encoding rap1 GTPase-activating protein 2b isoform X4 — encoded protein: MMEKMEVPEVAEKTVAGPQRLKDDYIPYPRIEEVLERGGPYPQVILPEFGGYWIEDPDALFPTPPSRYPNLCDRGDDGGGGEGEEGDAALVGYGYRLESNDAARAYRKHFLGKDHLNFYCMASSHGNLILSVKHEEVKGQEYLHVILRSRMKTMYDRISLAELPELPSVPQLAKLLCEDAVGLRFSPVLYPKASQLIVSYDEHEVNTTFKFGVIYQRFGQVSEEELFRNSEETPAFIEFLSLLGETVDLQDFKGFRGGLDVCHGQTGSQSVYTDYREQEIMFHISTKLPYTEGDMQQLQRKRHIGNDIVGVVFQEEATPFVADMIASNFLHAFILVQVDNPCTQQTTYKVSVTAREGVPSFGPPLPSPAVFKKGPEFREYLLTKLINAENACYKSDRFARLEERTRAALLDGLHDELHRHTQRMLGVGIGPEEERAENGHGHGGLLESIKRAMRGRSVSMEMMAKGGGGGLSTSLSGGVLLHSSSDATNVKSPVKRRSGLFPRLLSIDSQTERHNHNHRSLHSDQRSFDTGHPTQEVRSETLSNPSSPEVSLKERPISVKLNECSASRTNVSCSSSSTSSFSSAAGEGEATDTDPNTLAPSVFPSVHSPSLTVEGQSSGTPVIMCRSPTELKNKSSPRSNLKFRFDKLSHSAAGH
- the rap1gap2b gene encoding rap1 GTPase-activating protein 2b isoform X2; this encodes MLRRKRSVSFGGFGWIDKSTVSALRARKQERELLTISNVPLADCPPSPPRTAPPTMKSAHFFDMMEKMEVPEVAEKTVAGPQRLKDDYIPYPRIEEVLERGGPYPQVILPEFGGYWIEDPDALFPTPPSRYPNLCDRGDDGGGGEGEEGDAALVGYGYRLESNDAARAYRKHFLGKDHLNFYCMASSHGNLILSVKHEEVKGQEYLHVILRSRMKTMYDRISLAELPELPSVPQLAKLLCEDAVGLRFSPVLYPKASQLIVSYDEHEVNTTFKFGVIYQRFGQVSEEELFRNSEETPAFIEFLSLLGETVDLQDFKGFRGGLDVCHGQTGSQSVYTDYREQEIMFHISTKLPYTEGDMQQLQRKRHIGNDIVGVVFQEEATPFVADMIASNFLHAFILVQVDNPCTQQTTYKVSVTAREGVPSFGPPLPSPAVFKKGPEFREYLLTKLINAENACYKSDRFARLEERTRAALLDGLHDELHRHTQRMLGVGIGPEEERAENGHGHGGLLESIKRAMRGRSVSMEMMAKGGGGGLSTSLSGGVLLHSSSDATNVKSPVKRRSGLFPRLLSIDSQTERHNHNHRSLHSDQRSFDTGHPTQEVRSETLSNPSSPEVSLKERPISVKLNECSASRTNVSCSSSSTSSFSSAAGEGEATDTDPNTLAPSVFPSVHSPSLTVEGQSSGTPVIMCRSPTELKNKSSPRSNLKFRFDKLSHSAAGH
- the rap1gap2b gene encoding rap1 GTPase-activating protein 2b isoform X3 translates to MMEKMEQVPEVAEKTVAGPQRLKDDYIPYPRIEEVLERGGPYPQVILPEFGGYWIEDPDALFPTPPSRYPNLCDRGDDGGGGEGEEGDAALVGYGYRLESNDAARAYRKHFLGKDHLNFYCMASSHGNLILSVKHEEVKGQEYLHVILRSRMKTMYDRISLAELPELPSVPQLAKLLCEDAVGLRFSPVLYPKASQLIVSYDEHEVNTTFKFGVIYQRFGQVSEEELFRNSEETPAFIEFLSLLGETVDLQDFKGFRGGLDVCHGQTGSQSVYTDYREQEIMFHISTKLPYTEGDMQQLQRKRHIGNDIVGVVFQEEATPFVADMIASNFLHAFILVQVDNPCTQQTTYKVSVTAREGVPSFGPPLPSPAVFKKGPEFREYLLTKLINAENACYKSDRFARLEERTRAALLDGLHDELHRHTQRMLGVGIGPEEERAENGHGHGGLLESIKRAMRGRSVSMEMMAKGGGGGLSTSLSGGVLLHSSSDATNVKSPVKRRSGLFPRLLSIDSQTERHNHNHRSLHSDQRSFDTGHPTQEVRSETLSNPSSPEVSLKERPISVKLNECSASRTNVSCSSSSTSSFSSAAGEGEATDTDPNTLAPSVFPSVHSPSLTVEGQSSGTPVIMCRSPTELKNKSSPRSNLKFRFDKLSHSAAGH